A region of the Verrucomicrobiota bacterium genome:
CAAGTCATCGAGATTGGTTCCGGCATCGGCAACTTGAAGTCCTCTTATCCTCAAGCCCTCAGCACGGACCTCTTCCCCAACCCCTGGCTGGATCTGGTCTGCGATGGATACGAACTTCCGTTCCGCTCCGGGAGTCTTTCGCACTTGATCCTGTTCGACGTCTTCCATCACCTGGAAGCGCCCCACGCCTTTTTCCAGGAGGCGCATCGAGCCTTGGTTCCAAAAGGCCGCCTCATCATTTTCGATCCTTTCATCAGTTGGTCGAGCTTTCCGGTTTATGGCTTACTCCACCACGAGCCTGTCGCTTGGAAGGATCCCATCAATCCCGCTCCCTCCTGGCCTGCCCCTCGCCACTACTACGCGGCTCAAGGAAACGCCACCCGCGTCTTCTTTCGTGACGAGCCTGGCCCCTGGCTCCATTCCTGGATCGTTCGCCGCCGCGATGCTTTGGCGGCATTCGCTTATTTGCTCTCGGGCGGATTCAGCAAGCCGGCCATGTATCCCTCCGCGGTCCTGGGAATCATGAATCGCCTCGACACCCTCCTCAGCCGCTGGCCTCGACTTTTTGGTGGCCGGTGCCTCGTGACGCTGGAAAAAGCGTCCCTCGCTTGAAAAGCCACAGCCAGGCCAGGCCCGCCACGGAACTGATCGACACTCCCCAGGCCTGAGTTCGAGGACGGTAACGCCACTCGATGCGATGTCGTCCCGCTTCAAGGCGCACGGCTTGAAAAGCCACGTTTGCGCGCAGGATGGGGATCGGCATGCCGTCGGCCTTCGCCTGCCAGCCACGCTCGTGCGCCATCGCGAAGAAAAGGTACCCCGCGCGTTCGGCTTCGACTTCCACCAACCAGCGATGATGCGTGGCCACTTTGACCTGGACGCGGGGAGTCGATTGCCGCGCTTCTTCCCTCGAGTTCGCGGCCGGTGACATGATCGACGCGGAGTC
Encoded here:
- a CDS encoding class I SAM-dependent methyltransferase, which produces MSVQLGQHQVEIQSNRASWESKPLLRLIYAGFYRKIVGEIDPSLPGQVIEIGSGIGNLKSSYPQALSTDLFPNPWLDLVCDGYELPFRSGSLSHLILFDVFHHLEAPHAFFQEAHRALVPKGRLIIFDPFISWSSFPVYGLLHHEPVAWKDPINPAPSWPAPRHYYAAQGNATRVFFRDEPGPWLHSWIVRRRDALAAFAYLLSGGFSKPAMYPSAVLGIMNRLDTLLSRWPRLFGGRCLVTLEKASLA